A genome region from Pseudomonas helmanticensis includes the following:
- a CDS encoding DUF2092 domain-containing protein, with product MKAPVSVFCLMFTLVLAPGAYAEDPPAAAAQPTTSAADDTPLVNPQVIDKLIDMGNYLRSLAKFQVDAEVSRDTVLESGQKIKTESFNTLKVVGHDRLYAKSEGDVRTREFFYNGKKLTQYSPYLKYYTTVDAPANVAETLHMVENFYGVQVPMEDLFLFGSDQAQIDALKAALYVGPSIIKGKLCDHLAFRQDGIDWQLWLTRSDKPLPCKLVITTTDEKSSPEYSAVYQWNLKPTIPDTLFTFKPAKGDVAIALKKASDQGGQ from the coding sequence ATGAAAGCCCCAGTCAGTGTTTTCTGCCTGATGTTCACGTTGGTTCTCGCGCCGGGAGCCTACGCCGAAGACCCGCCCGCAGCGGCTGCGCAGCCCACGACCAGCGCGGCGGACGACACGCCGCTGGTCAACCCGCAAGTGATCGACAAACTCATCGATATGGGCAATTACCTGCGCAGCCTGGCGAAATTTCAGGTCGATGCCGAAGTGTCGCGCGACACGGTTCTGGAGTCCGGTCAGAAGATCAAGACCGAGTCGTTCAATACGTTGAAAGTGGTTGGCCACGATCGACTGTATGCAAAAAGCGAAGGCGATGTGCGCACCCGCGAATTTTTCTACAACGGCAAGAAGCTCACTCAGTACTCGCCATACCTGAAGTACTACACCACCGTCGATGCGCCGGCCAATGTCGCGGAAACCCTGCATATGGTTGAGAACTTCTACGGTGTGCAAGTGCCGATGGAGGATCTGTTCCTGTTCGGCAGCGATCAGGCGCAGATCGATGCCTTGAAGGCTGCGCTCTATGTCGGCCCGTCGATCATCAAGGGCAAGCTTTGCGACCATCTGGCGTTTCGTCAGGACGGCATCGACTGGCAGTTGTGGCTGACCCGTTCGGACAAGCCCTTGCCGTGCAAACTGGTGATCACCACCACCGACGAAAAGAGTTCTCCCGAGTACAGCGCGGTGTATCAGTGGAACCTCAAGCCAACCATCCCGGACACGCTCTTCACCTTCAAACCGGCCAAGGGCGATGTCGCGATTGCGTTGAAAAAAGCCAGTGATCAGGGAGGGCAGTGA